A genome region from Bufo gargarizans isolate SCDJY-AF-19 chromosome 2, ASM1485885v1, whole genome shotgun sequence includes the following:
- the LOC122929697 gene encoding C2 calcium-dependent domain-containing protein 4C-like has product MWILEKLKVPEMQVHMSDLAPRGAYPDKGQRPIPCPYVLTPDRIPEFCIPPLLSSQRGMRMKSLYRSVPDLCRATFVTEGFNTSEAHIIQVDSAEEALEEESTNADPQAQAALSLPHLPKAQTSYGFCTLLESPNTRRKESLFHNDPASLPILLPKSRSNISAWQRASSCSSFSTLKLRSWSRSGTLDSETSSSTDSSPFSSPLLHRSPPRCNSLLKAISQDKLFSKALRRRGKSSLSRNNSLSADECSSTDSNPSIICSISDGMMDSVFPMDLFYCRGRFMSENAVLLENGGSLRLSTEYCPEAQRLRVRLISVEGLYHPDTDSKTINCFVTLSITPGKQQKQRSTVIRRSRNPIFNEDFFFENVFQTQLHYRSLKIKVINKMCSMKRDSVLGQTELPLISILSP; this is encoded by the coding sequence ATGTGGATTTTGGAGAAGCTGAAGGTACCAGAAATGCAGGTACATATGTCTGATCTCGCACCAAGGGGTGCCTATCCTGACAAGGGCCAGCGTCCAATACCTTGTCCTTATGTATTAACTCCAGACAGAATCCCCGAGTTCTGTATCCCTCCTCTGCTTTCATCACAGAGGGGTATGAGAATGAAATCTCTTTATAGGTCTGTTCCTGACCTCTGTAGAGCAACTTTTGTAACGGAAGGTTTTAACACATCAGAGGCACATATTATTCAGGTGGACAGTGCAGAGGAAGCCCTGGAAGAggaaagtacaaatgctgacccTCAGGCGCAAGCAGCCCTTTCCTTGCCACATCTTCCCAAAGCCCAAACTTCCTATGGTTTCTGCACCTTACTAGAAAGCCCAAACACCAGAAGGAAAGAATCTCTCTTCCACAATGACCCTGCCAGCCTTCCAATTTTGCTGCCTAAGTCACGTTCAAACATATCTGCATGGCAACGGGCATCCTCATGCAGTAGTTTCTCAACATTAAAACTGAGGTCATGGAGCCGCTCTGGCACCTTGGACAGCGAAACTTCATCTTCTACAGATTCTTCACCTTTTAGCTCTCCTCTACTCCACAGATCTCCACCTAGGTGTAACTCTTTGCTGAAAGCAATAAGCCAGGACAAGCTCTTCTCCAAAGCACTCAGAAGGAGGGGGAAGTCGAGTCTATCTAGAAATAATTCACTCTCTGCTGATGAGTGTAGTTCCACAGATAGCAACCCTAGCATAATTTGCAGCATTTCTGATGGAATGATGGATTCTGTCTTTCCAATGGATCTTTTTTATTGTAGAGGCAGATTTATGTCAGAAAATGCAGTGTTGCTAGAAAATGGAGGTTCCCTTCGTTTATCTACAGAATATTGCCCTGAAGCACAAAGGCTGCGTGTCCGGCTCATAAGTGTTGAAGGACTTTACCACCCAGATACTGACTCCAAAACCATCAACTGCTTTGTGACCCTCTCAATCACTCCTGGAAAGCAACAAAAACAGCGAAGTACAGTAATCAGAAGGAGCAGAAACCCCATCTTCAATGAGGACTTTTTCTTTGAGAATGTGTTTCAAACACAGTTACATTATCGTAGCCTTAAAATTAAGGTCATAAACAAAATGTGCAGCATGAAGAGAGACTCTGTTCTTGGACAAACTGAACTTCCTTTAATTAGTATCCTTTCCCCGTGA